The segment AGCTCTGATTTTAGACACTCCTGTAGGACTGCAAATCTGCCCATTGCATTCTCTATCACCGGAAAACAGTCTCTTTTAGTTTTTTGCAAGCTTCTTCGATCTCGCGAATACTTCCAGGATTGACTAATCCAAAGTAATCCATTGTATAAACCTGCTGCTGCTGGACTGCTTTTAACTGACTCCAAAACGATTGCGATTTGAGTTGATTGATCTCACCTTCTCCCGTATCGATGAGGATGATTTTCTCTGGATTGATCTGAAGCAGCTTCTCCGGTGAGAGCGTCACATAACCATTAAATTCAGATGACCCCTGCAACTCTGCGGCTACGTTTTTAACAGCAAACTGATTGAGTAGATCGCCTGCCCAGCTTGACTTATTGGGCGAAAGGATCGGTTGCCGACTCGCTAAAACTAACACAGATGAAGTTTGAGCAGGCTTAGGCTCTAGCAAGGCTTGATAGCTTTGAATTAAGGGGTCGGGATTCGCATTCAGCGCTGTTGCGATCGTGCGAGTGAGTTCAGAAAGCGATCGCCAACTATTCACTTCAGTTGCTAAGGTTTGAATCCCAGATTCTTGTAGCTTTGCTAACGCTTGATCGTGAAATCCTTTTGCGCCAATTACTAGATCCGGTTTGAGGGCGACAATCTTTTCTAAGTTCGGTGG is part of the Leptolyngbya boryana PCC 6306 genome and harbors:
- a CDS encoding ABC transporter substrate-binding protein, translating into MKFTPLLLVLLLAACQTPAPPVSQAPTSQTQPEIKTASKVVALTSLSADIVNRLDKTKLVAISGSRLVNQNPDFAQLPRVSEGRTPPNLEKIVALKPDLVIGAKGFHDQALAKLQESGIQTLATEVNSWRSLSELTRTIATALNANPDPLIQSYQALLEPKPAQTSSVLVLASRQPILSPNKSSWAGDLLNQFAVKNVAAELQGSSEFNGYVTLSPEKLLQINPEKIILIDTGEGEINQLKSQSFWSQLKAVQQQQVYTMDYFGLVNPGSIREIEEACKKLKETVFR